The following proteins are encoded in a genomic region of Salvelinus namaycush isolate Seneca chromosome 12, SaNama_1.0, whole genome shotgun sequence:
- the LOC120056736 gene encoding macrophage mannose receptor 1-like, producing the protein MAAEPNGANEELCVEVLFPSGEWNDNPSTTKHPFICYDDKLVLVSENKTWSEALWYCRGLNMELVSVHNHSIQHWVKQEAKNASSPYVWLGLRYTCTLNFWFWVNGEESCYHNWADGEGYNTSKEQSGNTGAIERDGGKWVGLPETDKFNFICSKSDGQI; encoded by the exons ATGGCAGCCGAGCCAAACGGGGCAAATGAAGAGCTCTGTGTGGAAGTTCTGTTCCCATCTGGAGAGTGGAATGATAACCCTTCTACCACCAAACATCCTTTTATCTGCTATGATG atAAGCTGGTCCTGGTCTCAGAGAACAAGACGTGGTCAGAAGCCCTCTGGTACTGCAGAGGCCTGAACATGGAGCTGGTGTCTGTCCACAACCACAGCATCCAGCACTGGGTCAAACAGGAAGCCAAGAATGCCTCCAGTCCCTACGTCTGGCTGGGCCTGAGGTACACCTGCACCCTGAACTTCTGGTTCTGGGTCAATGGAGAAGAGTCCTGCTACCACAACTGGGCCGACGGGGAGGGCTACAACACCAGCAAGGAGCAGTCTGGGAACACGGGGGCcatagagagagacggggggaagTGGGTCGGCCTGCCTGAGACTGACAAATTCAACTTCATCTGCAGCAAGAGTGATGGTCAgatttaa